From one Streptomyces spiramyceticus genomic stretch:
- a CDS encoding magnesium and cobalt transport protein CorA, which produces MSMIRDLRAAVRPSLRKSSTVYSSYDTTRDPSASSAVVDCAVYRDGRRVKDAECLTPHEAMIRVREGGGFAWIGLHEPTEAEFAGIAAEFGLHPLAVEDAVHAHQRPKLERYDDTLFTVFKTIHYVDHAELTATSEVVETGEVMCFTGKDFVITVRHGGKGSLRALRHRLQDDPELLSKGPSAVLHSISDHVVDGYIAVAAAVQDDIDEVEIDVFSAPAKGSPRGSDAGRIYQLKREVLEFKRAVAPLLRPMQQLSERPMRLVDPDIQKYFRDVADHLARVHEQVVGFDELLNSILQANLAQATVAQNEDMRKITSWAAIVAVPTMICGVYGMNFDHMPELHWRYGYPLVLGSIVVVCVTIHRTLKRNGWL; this is translated from the coding sequence ATGTCGATGATCCGTGACCTGCGCGCAGCGGTCCGTCCGTCCCTGCGCAAGAGCAGCACTGTGTACAGCAGTTACGACACCACCCGCGACCCGTCGGCGAGCAGCGCGGTCGTCGACTGCGCGGTCTACCGCGACGGCCGTCGGGTGAAGGACGCGGAGTGCCTGACTCCGCACGAGGCGATGATCCGCGTCCGGGAGGGCGGCGGCTTCGCCTGGATCGGTCTGCACGAGCCGACCGAGGCCGAATTCGCCGGTATCGCGGCCGAGTTCGGGCTGCACCCGCTGGCCGTCGAGGACGCCGTACACGCGCATCAGCGGCCCAAGCTGGAGCGGTACGACGACACTCTCTTCACCGTCTTCAAGACGATCCACTACGTCGACCACGCCGAACTGACCGCAACCAGCGAGGTCGTGGAGACCGGCGAAGTCATGTGCTTCACCGGCAAGGACTTCGTCATCACCGTGCGGCACGGCGGCAAGGGCTCGCTGCGTGCGCTGCGCCACCGCCTCCAGGACGACCCGGAGCTGCTCTCCAAGGGGCCTTCGGCGGTGCTGCATTCCATCTCCGACCATGTCGTCGACGGGTACATCGCGGTCGCGGCGGCCGTGCAGGACGACATCGACGAGGTCGAGATCGATGTCTTCTCCGCGCCCGCCAAAGGGAGTCCGCGTGGCTCGGACGCGGGGCGGATCTACCAGCTCAAGAGGGAAGTTCTTGAGTTCAAGCGGGCCGTCGCGCCGCTGCTGCGGCCGATGCAGCAGCTCAGCGAGCGGCCGATGCGGCTGGTCGACCCGGACATCCAGAAGTACTTCCGCGATGTCGCCGACCACCTGGCGCGCGTGCACGAACAGGTCGTCGGCTTCGACGAGTTGCTGAACTCGATCCTCCAGGCCAACCTCGCGCAGGCGACCGTCGCCCAGAACGAGGACATGCGCAAGATCACGTCCTGGGCGGCGATCGTTGCCGTACCGACGATGATCTGCGGCGTCTACGGCATGAACTTCGACCACATGCCGGAGCTGCACTGGCGGTACGGCTATCCGCTGGTCCTCGGCTCCATCGTCGTCGTCTGTGTCACCATCCACCGCACGCTCAAGCGGAACGGCTGGCTCTGA
- a CDS encoding suppressor of fused domain protein: MGDVLALVEARLRTTLGEPDARAAVTFLGTDRVEVLRFVDGDVVRYATLGMSARPMADPNDVVADPVKGPRAELVLSVRAGVADTDKVLRPLAVLAASPQVEGVIVAAGASLDLGEPLWPGAPFSSVLVAESGGLIEDLELDAPMEPVRFLPLLPMTPNEAAWKRVKGAQELQERWLAHGTDLRDPVRASVPLD, translated from the coding sequence ATGGGAGATGTTCTTGCGCTGGTAGAAGCCCGGTTGCGTACGACTCTGGGTGAACCGGACGCGCGCGCCGCCGTCACGTTCCTCGGTACGGACCGAGTGGAGGTACTGCGGTTCGTGGACGGCGACGTCGTCCGCTACGCCACTCTCGGCATGTCGGCCCGGCCGATGGCCGACCCCAACGACGTCGTCGCCGACCCGGTGAAGGGCCCGCGCGCCGAGCTGGTCCTGTCGGTACGGGCGGGGGTCGCCGACACCGACAAGGTGCTGCGCCCGCTCGCGGTTCTCGCCGCTTCCCCGCAGGTCGAGGGCGTCATCGTGGCTGCGGGCGCCTCGCTCGACCTCGGTGAACCGCTGTGGCCGGGGGCGCCGTTCAGTTCCGTACTGGTGGCGGAGTCCGGCGGCCTGATCGAGGACCTGGAACTGGACGCCCCCATGGAGCCGGTGCGCTTTCTGCCGCTGCTGCCGATGACACCGAACGAAGCCGCGTGGAAGCGGGTCAAGGGCGCACAGGAGCTGCAGGAGCGCTGGCTGGCGCACGGCACTGACCTGCGCGACCCGGTGCGTGCGTCCGTACCCCTCGACTGA
- a CDS encoding DUF6758 family protein, translated as MRGEPSCPKCGGRVRAPGLFADSWQCDVHGVVHPLQPVVPPSVEALTVAVKRAKVPVWMPWPLPVGWLFTGVASAGDDRGGSRATAVACSGPGPLGGIGELLLIAEELGVGLGARYAGVDGPDPGTYINMEKAPQVKVLAAGRPTPLWHVSGTPDDRAVFAGEACGLWLWAVVWPERSGLIMYDELVLTDLREAGAEVDLVPCGALSPRILS; from the coding sequence ATGAGGGGCGAACCCAGTTGCCCGAAGTGTGGTGGCCGGGTCAGGGCGCCCGGTCTTTTTGCCGACTCCTGGCAGTGCGACGTCCACGGCGTTGTGCACCCGCTGCAACCCGTGGTCCCACCCAGCGTCGAGGCCCTCACCGTGGCGGTGAAGCGTGCCAAGGTGCCGGTGTGGATGCCCTGGCCGCTGCCTGTCGGCTGGCTCTTCACCGGTGTGGCCAGCGCCGGCGACGACCGCGGTGGCTCGCGCGCCACCGCCGTCGCCTGCTCCGGACCGGGACCGCTGGGCGGTATAGGTGAGCTTCTGCTGATCGCGGAGGAGCTCGGGGTCGGCCTCGGCGCACGCTATGCGGGCGTGGACGGACCGGACCCCGGCACGTACATCAACATGGAGAAGGCGCCGCAGGTCAAGGTTCTGGCGGCGGGCCGGCCCACGCCGCTGTGGCACGTGTCCGGTACGCCCGACGACAGAGCGGTCTTCGCGGGCGAGGCGTGCGGGCTGTGGCTCTGGGCGGTCGTCTGGCCGGAGCGGTCGGGCCTGATCATGTACGACGAGCTGGTGCTGACCGATCTGCGCGAGGCGGGTGCGGAGGTCGACCTGGTGCCGTGCGGGGCGCTGTCGCCTCGGATCCTCTCCTGA
- a CDS encoding PHP domain-containing protein — MRIDLHTHSTASDGTDTPAELVRNAAAAGLDVVALTDHDSVRGHAEAIAALPDGLTLVTGAELSCRIDGIGLHMLAYLFDPDEPELARERELVRDDRVPRARGMVAKLQELGVPVEWEQVARIAGDGSVGRPHIASALVELGVVKTVSDAFTPDWLANGGRAYVEKHELDPFDAIRLVKAAGGVTVFAHPGAAKRGETVPESAIASLAAAGLDGIEVDHMDHDEPTRARMRALAADLGLLPTGSSDYHGSRKTVRLGEFTTDPEIYGEITRRATGAFPVPGAGGSVRS; from the coding sequence GTGCGCATTGATCTGCACACCCACTCCACGGCTTCGGACGGCACGGACACCCCGGCCGAGCTGGTGCGCAACGCTGCCGCCGCCGGACTCGACGTCGTGGCGCTCACCGACCACGACTCGGTACGCGGCCACGCCGAGGCGATCGCCGCACTCCCGGACGGCCTCACCCTCGTCACCGGCGCAGAGCTCTCCTGCCGCATCGACGGCATCGGGCTGCACATGCTGGCGTACCTCTTCGACCCCGACGAGCCCGAGCTGGCGCGCGAGCGCGAACTGGTGCGGGACGACCGGGTGCCGCGTGCGCGGGGCATGGTCGCCAAGCTCCAGGAACTCGGCGTTCCGGTCGAGTGGGAGCAGGTGGCCCGTATCGCCGGAGACGGTTCGGTCGGCCGCCCGCACATCGCGTCCGCGCTGGTCGAGCTCGGCGTCGTCAAGACGGTCTCCGACGCTTTCACGCCCGACTGGCTCGCCAACGGCGGCCGTGCCTACGTCGAGAAGCACGAGCTCGACCCCTTCGACGCGATCCGCCTCGTCAAGGCGGCCGGCGGAGTGACCGTCTTCGCGCACCCCGGCGCCGCCAAGCGCGGCGAGACCGTCCCCGAGAGCGCCATAGCGTCCCTGGCCGCCGCCGGTCTCGACGGGATCGAGGTCGACCACATGGACCACGACGAGCCCACCCGCGCGCGGATGCGCGCCCTCGCCGCCGACCTCGGCCTGCTGCCCACGGGCTCCAGCGACTACCACGGCAGCCGCAAGACCGTACGGCTCGGGGAGTTCACCACGGACCCCGAGATCTACGGCGAGATCACACGGCGCGCGACCGGCGCGTTCCCGGTGCCCGGCGCGGGCGGAAGCGTCCGCTCGTAG
- a CDS encoding MarC family protein produces the protein MLDFAVFGSLFLTLFVIMDPPGITPIFLGLTSGRPAKVQRRMAWQAVAVAFGVIAVFGVLGQQILDYLHVSVPALMIAGGLLLLLIALDLLTGKTDEPTQTKDVNVALVPLGMPLLAGPGAIVSVILAVQHADDVTAQVSVWAAIVAMHVVLWLTMRYSLLIIRVIKDGGVVLVTRLAGMMLSAIAVQQIINGVTQVIQNS, from the coding sequence GTGCTCGACTTTGCCGTTTTCGGATCCCTCTTTCTCACGCTTTTCGTGATTATGGACCCCCCTGGGATCACCCCGATCTTCCTTGGCCTGACCTCGGGCCGACCTGCCAAGGTGCAGCGCAGGATGGCCTGGCAGGCTGTCGCCGTCGCGTTCGGCGTCATCGCCGTCTTCGGCGTGCTCGGCCAGCAGATCCTCGACTACCTGCACGTCTCCGTCCCCGCCCTCATGATCGCGGGCGGTCTGCTGCTCCTGCTCATCGCGCTCGACCTGCTCACCGGCAAGACCGATGAGCCGACGCAGACCAAGGACGTCAACGTCGCCCTCGTACCGCTGGGCATGCCGCTGCTCGCCGGGCCCGGCGCCATCGTGTCCGTGATCCTGGCGGTGCAGCACGCGGACGACGTCACGGCGCAGGTCTCCGTCTGGGCGGCGATCGTCGCCATGCACGTCGTCCTGTGGCTCACCATGCGCTACTCGCTGCTGATCATCCGGGTGATCAAGGACGGCGGTGTGGTCCTGGTGACGCGTCTGGCCGGCATGATGCTCTCCGCGATCGCGGTGCAGCAGATCATCAACGGCGTCACCCAGGTCATCCAGAACAGCTGA
- a CDS encoding NYN domain-containing protein — MDDAQPSGPSELARLDARLERTNELLQRMLAEVAKTPSTHAIFVDAGYVYAAAGLLVTGTEDRRSFDLDAEGIIEAFIDKARTIFADSRLLRVYWYDGARRRIHTTEQQSIAELPDVKVRLGNLNANNQQKGVDSLIRTDLESLARHRAISDAALVGGDEDLVSAVEAAQGYGARVHLWGIEAGEGRNQAEPLLWEVDSQRTFDLDFCKPYVTRRPVTTYENEGTPRPTREDVRFIGAQIAAAWLGARGRESLADLLPGHPYLPGSVDQELLVEAERLLQRSLRGHADLRRALRDGFWQHLQAQY, encoded by the coding sequence ATGGACGACGCACAGCCTTCGGGCCCCTCCGAACTCGCCCGGCTCGACGCCCGCCTGGAGCGCACCAACGAGCTGCTCCAACGCATGCTCGCCGAGGTGGCGAAGACCCCATCGACCCATGCGATCTTCGTGGACGCCGGATATGTGTACGCGGCGGCAGGCCTGCTCGTGACCGGGACCGAGGACCGCAGGTCCTTCGACCTCGACGCGGAAGGGATCATCGAGGCCTTCATCGACAAGGCCCGCACGATCTTCGCGGACAGCAGGCTGCTGCGCGTCTACTGGTACGACGGAGCCAGGCGCCGCATCCACACCACCGAGCAGCAGTCGATCGCCGAGCTGCCCGACGTCAAGGTCCGCCTCGGCAACCTCAACGCCAACAACCAGCAGAAGGGCGTCGACTCCCTGATCCGTACGGACCTGGAATCGCTCGCCAGGCACCGCGCGATCAGCGACGCGGCGCTGGTGGGCGGCGACGAGGACCTGGTGTCCGCGGTCGAGGCCGCCCAGGGGTACGGCGCGCGCGTCCACCTCTGGGGCATCGAGGCGGGCGAGGGCCGCAACCAGGCCGAACCGCTCCTGTGGGAGGTCGACAGTCAGCGCACGTTCGACCTCGACTTCTGCAAGCCGTACGTCACGCGCCGCCCCGTCACGACGTACGAGAACGAGGGCACGCCGCGCCCGACCCGCGAGGACGTCCGTTTCATCGGCGCACAGATCGCGGCGGCGTGGCTGGGTGCGCGGGGCCGGGAATCCCTGGCGGACCTGCTGCCGGGGCACCCGTACCTGCCGGGCTCGGTGGACCAGGAGCTGCTCGTCGAGGCGGAACGCCTGCTCCAGCGGTCGCTGCGCGGGCACGCGGATCTGCGGCGGGCGCTGCGGGACGGCTTCTGGCAGCACCTGCAGGCGCAGTACTGA
- a CDS encoding alpha/beta fold hydrolase: protein MSRPPTFTPPPGTRALTLRTSRGTFAALEAGPLLGEPRGRALLLPGYTGSKEDFIAMLVPLAQAGYRVVAVDGLGQYESEGPEGQASYAQGELARDVLAQAEAVGGPVHLVGHSLGGQIARAAVLKDPAPFASLTLMSSGSAQVSPAQQQKVKMLTEALATLTMDEVWDAMQALDPPEDTDTDSAALRARWLRHNPTQLIATGRQLTVEPDRVAELAAVPMPVHVVSGVTDDTWPVPLLDDMAERLHAHRTVIEGAQHSPNTDRPEETAKALVEFWDRQP from the coding sequence ATGAGCAGGCCTCCCACCTTCACGCCGCCCCCCGGCACTCGCGCCCTCACCCTGCGCACGTCCCGCGGCACCTTCGCCGCGCTCGAAGCGGGGCCCCTCCTCGGCGAGCCGCGAGGTCGCGCGCTGCTGTTGCCCGGGTACACCGGGAGCAAGGAGGACTTCATCGCGATGCTGGTGCCCCTCGCACAGGCCGGGTACCGGGTGGTCGCGGTCGACGGGCTCGGGCAGTACGAGTCCGAGGGTCCGGAGGGCCAAGCGTCTTATGCCCAGGGCGAGTTGGCCCGGGACGTGCTCGCCCAGGCCGAAGCCGTCGGCGGTCCCGTACACCTCGTCGGCCACTCCCTCGGCGGCCAGATCGCCCGCGCGGCTGTGCTCAAGGACCCGGCGCCGTTCGCTTCGCTGACGCTCATGTCGTCCGGGTCCGCCCAAGTCTCGCCCGCTCAGCAGCAGAAGGTGAAGATGCTGACGGAGGCGCTGGCCACCCTGACCATGGACGAGGTCTGGGACGCCATGCAGGCGCTGGACCCGCCCGAGGACACCGACACCGACAGTGCCGCCCTGCGCGCACGCTGGCTGCGGCACAACCCCACCCAACTCATCGCCACCGGGCGGCAATTGACGGTCGAGCCGGACCGCGTGGCCGAACTCGCCGCCGTACCAATGCCGGTGCATGTGGTGTCGGGGGTCACGGACGACACCTGGCCGGTGCCCTTGCTCGACGACATGGCCGAGCGGCTGCACGCGCACCGGACCGTGATCGAGGGCGCCCAGCACTCGCCGAACACCGACCGGCCCGAGGAGACGGCGAAGGCGCTGGTCGAGTTCTGGGACCGCCAGCCGTAG
- a CDS encoding DEAD/DEAH box helicase yields the protein MTLPVALSGSDVIGQAKTGTGKTLGFGLPLLERVTVPADVEAGRAKPEQLTDAPQALVVVPTRELCQQVTNDLLTAGKVRNVRVLAIYGGRAYEPQVEALKKGVDVIVGTPGRLLDLAGQKKLDLSHIRSLVLDEADEMLDLGFLPDVEKIMNMLPPKRQTMLFSATMPGAVIGLARRYMSQPTHISATSPDDEGATVANITQHVFRAHNMDKPELVSRILQADGRGLAMIFCRTKRTAADIAEQLEKRGFASGAVHGDLGQGAREQALRAFRNGKVDVLVCTDVAARGIDVEGVTHVINYQSPEDEKTYLHRVGRTGRAGASGTAVTLVDWDDIPRWKLINKALDLPFDEPEETYSTSAHLFEILGIPAGTKGILPRADRTRAGLRAEEVEDLGETGGRGRKSAAAAAPVATEERPARTRTPRQRRRTRNGAPVSEGEAEVAAAAAVTPVDSAPEAVDAGGAADATETRTPRRRRRTRVTVTQGDTTVATVVPAPAEEPEAPAKPRRRTRAAKAVEVTADVTEVAEAEAPAKPRRRTRAAKPVEAAVEVTAEASEPEAPKKPRRRTRAAVASQSES from the coding sequence ATGACGCTCCCCGTCGCGCTCTCCGGCAGCGACGTCATCGGCCAGGCCAAGACCGGCACCGGCAAGACGCTCGGCTTCGGCCTGCCGCTGCTCGAGCGCGTCACCGTCCCCGCGGACGTCGAGGCCGGCCGGGCCAAGCCCGAGCAGCTGACCGACGCCCCGCAGGCGCTCGTCGTCGTCCCCACCCGTGAGCTGTGCCAGCAGGTCACCAACGACCTGCTGACCGCCGGCAAGGTCCGTAACGTCCGCGTCCTCGCGATCTACGGCGGCCGTGCGTACGAGCCCCAGGTCGAGGCGCTCAAGAAGGGCGTCGACGTGATCGTCGGCACGCCCGGGCGTCTGCTGGACCTGGCCGGGCAGAAGAAGCTCGACCTCTCCCACATCCGCTCGCTCGTCCTCGACGAGGCCGACGAGATGCTCGACCTGGGCTTCCTGCCCGACGTCGAGAAGATCATGAACATGCTGCCGCCGAAGCGTCAGACGATGCTGTTCTCGGCGACCATGCCGGGCGCCGTCATCGGCCTCGCCCGTCGCTACATGTCGCAGCCGACGCACATCAGTGCCACGTCGCCCGACGACGAGGGCGCGACCGTCGCGAACATCACGCAGCACGTCTTCCGTGCGCACAACATGGACAAGCCGGAGCTCGTCTCCCGCATCCTGCAGGCCGACGGCCGCGGGCTCGCGATGATCTTCTGCCGTACGAAGCGGACCGCCGCGGACATCGCCGAGCAGCTGGAGAAGCGCGGCTTCGCGTCCGGCGCGGTGCACGGTGACCTGGGGCAGGGCGCGCGTGAGCAGGCGCTGCGTGCGTTCCGTAACGGCAAGGTCGATGTGCTGGTGTGCACCGACGTCGCCGCGCGTGGCATCGACGTCGAGGGCGTCACCCACGTCATCAACTACCAGTCGCCGGAGGACGAGAAGACGTACCTCCACCGCGTCGGCCGCACCGGTCGCGCGGGTGCGTCCGGTACGGCGGTCACGCTGGTCGACTGGGACGACATCCCGCGCTGGAAGCTGATCAACAAGGCGCTGGACCTGCCGTTCGACGAGCCGGAGGAGACGTACTCCACGTCTGCCCACCTGTTCGAGATCCTGGGCATCCCGGCCGGCACCAAGGGCATACTGCCCCGGGCCGACCGCACCCGCGCGGGCCTGCGTGCGGAGGAGGTCGAGGACCTCGGCGAGACGGGCGGCCGCGGTCGCAAGTCGGCGGCGGCTGCTGCGCCGGTTGCTACGGAGGAGCGCCCTGCGCGCACCCGTACGCCGCGTCAGCGTCGGCGCACGCGCAATGGGGCGCCGGTCTCCGAGGGCGAGGCCGAAGTTGCGGCTGCGGCTGCGGTTACGCCTGTGGACTCGGCTCCCGAAGCGGTCGACGCCGGTGGCGCGGCTGACGCGACCGAGACGCGCACGCCGCGTCGGCGTCGGCGCACCCGCGTGACGGTGACGCAGGGGGACACCACGGTGGCAACAGTGGTCCCGGCTCCCGCAGAGGAGCCCGAGGCTCCGGCGAAGCCGCGCCGCCGGACGCGTGCCGCGAAGGCGGTCGAGGTGACGGCCGACGTGACGGAGGTCGCGGAGGCCGAGGCTCCCGCGAAGCCGCGCCGCCGGACGCGTGCCGCGAAGCCGGTCGAGGCGGCCGTCGAAGTGACGGCCGAGGCTTCGGAGCCCGAGGCTCCGAAGAAGCCCCGCCGCCGGACACGCGCGGCTGTGGCTTCGCAGTCCGAGAGCTGA
- a CDS encoding ferritin-like fold-containing protein, protein METPDNATAPEETTRTGIAAQDWATASTEPNYRAAVVDLLGALAYGELAAFERLAEDAKLAPTLGDKAELAKMASAEFHHFEQLRDRLTAIEEEPTAAMEPFAKALDDFHRQTAPSDWLEGLVKAYVGDSIASDFYREVAAALDSDTRELVLAVLDDTGHGNFAVEKVRAAIEADPRCGGRLALWARRLMGEALSQAQRVVAERDALSTMLVGGVADGFDLAEVGRMFSRITEAHTKRMAALGLAA, encoded by the coding sequence ATGGAGACGCCTGACAACGCCACTGCCCCCGAAGAGACAACCAGGACCGGTATCGCGGCCCAGGACTGGGCCACGGCCTCCACCGAGCCGAATTACCGCGCCGCGGTCGTGGACCTGCTGGGCGCGCTCGCGTACGGCGAGCTGGCCGCCTTCGAACGCCTCGCCGAGGACGCCAAGCTCGCACCGACGCTCGGCGACAAGGCCGAGCTGGCGAAGATGGCGTCCGCAGAGTTCCACCACTTCGAGCAGCTGCGCGACCGGCTCACCGCGATCGAAGAGGAGCCGACGGCGGCGATGGAGCCCTTCGCGAAGGCGCTGGACGACTTCCACCGCCAGACCGCGCCGTCCGACTGGCTGGAGGGTCTCGTCAAGGCGTACGTCGGCGACTCGATCGCCAGTGACTTCTACCGCGAGGTCGCGGCCGCCCTGGATTCGGACACCCGCGAGCTGGTGCTCGCCGTACTGGACGACACCGGCCACGGAAACTTCGCGGTGGAGAAGGTACGCGCCGCGATCGAGGCGGACCCGCGCTGCGGCGGGCGGCTCGCGCTGTGGGCACGCAGGCTGATGGGCGAGGCGCTCTCGCAGGCGCAGCGGGTGGTGGCGGAGCGGGACGCGCTCTCCACGATGCTCGTCGGCGGTGTGGCGGACGGCTTCGATCTGGCGGAGGTCGGGCGGATGTTCTCGCGGATCACCGAGGCCCACACGAAGCGGATGGCGGCGCTGGGGCTGGCGGCCTAA
- a CDS encoding DUF3107 domain-containing protein — translation MEVKIGVQHAPREIVLESGQSVEEVERAVSDALAGKAQLLSLKDDKGRTVLVPSDRIAYVEIGEPATRRVGFGAL, via the coding sequence GTGGAGGTCAAGATCGGCGTGCAGCACGCGCCCCGGGAGATCGTTCTGGAGAGCGGGCAGTCCGTCGAGGAGGTCGAGCGCGCGGTATCCGACGCGCTGGCCGGCAAGGCGCAGCTGCTCAGCCTGAAGGACGACAAGGGCCGTACGGTCCTCGTTCCCAGTGACCGAATCGCCTACGTGGAGATCGGCGAGCCGGCGACCCGCAGGGTGGGCTTCGGCGCACTGTAG
- a CDS encoding TetR/AcrR family transcriptional regulator produces MTATEQTEAARPRGTRLPRRARRNQLLGAAQEVFVAQGYHAAAMDDIAERAGVSKPVLYQHFPGKLELYLALLDQHCESLLQAVRTALASTTDNKLRVAATMDAYFAYVQDEGGAFRLVFESDLTNEPAVRERVDRVSLQCAEAISEVIAEDTGLSKDESMLLAVGLGGVSQVVARYWLSSGSTIPRDTAVQLLTSLAWRGIAGFPLHSTEQH; encoded by the coding sequence GTGACAGCCACCGAGCAGACAGAGGCGGCACGCCCACGGGGCACTCGCCTGCCACGCCGTGCCCGACGTAATCAGCTCCTCGGCGCGGCACAGGAGGTCTTTGTCGCGCAGGGTTACCACGCTGCGGCGATGGACGACATCGCCGAGCGCGCCGGCGTCAGCAAGCCCGTGCTCTACCAGCACTTCCCGGGCAAGCTGGAGCTCTACCTGGCCCTCCTCGACCAGCACTGCGAGTCACTCCTCCAGGCGGTGCGCACAGCTCTCGCGTCGACCACCGACAACAAGCTGCGCGTCGCCGCGACGATGGACGCCTATTTCGCGTACGTCCAGGACGAGGGCGGTGCGTTCCGTCTGGTCTTCGAGTCGGACCTGACGAACGAGCCCGCCGTGCGCGAGCGTGTCGACCGGGTCTCGCTCCAGTGCGCCGAGGCGATCAGTGAGGTCATCGCCGAGGACACCGGCCTGTCCAAGGACGAGTCGATGCTGCTCGCCGTAGGCCTCGGCGGCGTCTCGCAGGTGGTCGCGCGCTACTGGCTCTCCAGTGGCAGCACCATCCCGCGGGACACGGCGGTACAGCTGCTGACGTCCCTGGCCTGGCGCGGAATCGCAGGCTTCCCGCTGCACAGTACGGAGCAGCACTGA
- a CDS encoding alpha/beta fold hydrolase yields the protein MSSTELPGPSVAAAPVPRVSTVRVADGEKLRSVTLPGLTLNIRARPPARSGLPPALYVHGLGGSSQNWSALMPLLDEYVDGEALDLPGFGDSPPPDDGNYSVTAHARACIRLLDASGRGPVHIIGNSMGGAVVTRVAAVRPDLVRTLTLVSPALPELRVQRTAVPTALLAVPGIASLFARLSKDWTAEERTRGVMGLCYGDPAMVTPETFAHAVEEMERRLELPYFWDAMTRSARGIVDAYTLGGQHGLWRQAERVLAPTLLVYGGRDQLVSYRMARRAAAAFRDSRLLTLPDAGHVAMMEYPEAVAGAFRELLDDCGRS from the coding sequence ATGTCTTCGACCGAGCTGCCCGGACCCAGCGTCGCAGCCGCCCCGGTGCCAAGAGTCAGTACCGTGCGGGTCGCCGACGGAGAGAAGCTTCGTTCCGTCACCCTGCCGGGGCTGACGCTGAACATCCGCGCCCGGCCCCCGGCGCGCAGCGGACTGCCGCCCGCGCTGTACGTGCACGGGCTCGGCGGGTCTTCGCAGAACTGGTCGGCGCTGATGCCGCTCCTCGACGAGTACGTGGACGGCGAGGCGCTCGACCTGCCGGGCTTCGGCGACTCGCCGCCGCCGGACGACGGCAATTATTCGGTCACGGCGCACGCCCGGGCGTGCATCCGGCTGCTCGACGCGAGCGGGCGTGGTCCCGTGCACATCATCGGTAACTCGATGGGCGGCGCCGTCGTCACGCGTGTGGCCGCCGTCAGACCGGACCTGGTGCGCACGCTCACGCTCGTCTCGCCCGCCCTCCCCGAGCTCCGCGTGCAGCGCACGGCGGTGCCGACCGCGCTGCTGGCGGTGCCCGGCATCGCCTCGCTGTTCGCCCGGCTCAGCAAGGACTGGACGGCGGAGGAGCGTACGCGCGGGGTCATGGGGCTCTGTTACGGCGACCCGGCGATGGTCACGCCAGAGACGTTCGCCCACGCCGTCGAGGAGATGGAGCGGCGGCTGGAGCTGCCGTACTTCTGGGATGCGATGACCCGCTCGGCGCGCGGCATCGTCGACGCGTACACACTGGGCGGACAGCACGGTCTGTGGCGCCAGGCCGAGCGGGTGCTCGCGCCGACACTGCTGGTGTATGGGGGCAGGGACCAGCTCGTGTCGTACCGTATGGCGCGCAGGGCCGCGGCTGCGTTCCGGGATTCGCGGCTGCTGACCCTGCCGGACGCCGGGCACGTGGCGATGATGGAATACCCGGAGGCGGTCGCCGGCGCCTTCCGGGAACTGCTGGACGACTGCGGTAGGAGCTGA